Proteins co-encoded in one Corynebacterium lujinxingii genomic window:
- a CDS encoding zf-HC2 domain-containing protein, whose protein sequence is MVSHEEVQAALSARIDGEPAGLDDAIVDAHVSNCAECRAFLDQALALSQEFGGTERPALDPPQDLSAVILASVDDEWRRLSHRRALGLAVGRILLLVMVVLWVLWAVSLIVAGGEEPVVASSASVRLGVALALAFTAWKPRQIPGVLLIVGTMFTFTVGFAVRDAVLATGQFEPVAVFIPFASVIALVWTWIADRGGEARRAWRVLGANPQ, encoded by the coding sequence GTGGTTAGCCACGAAGAAGTACAGGCGGCGCTGTCGGCGCGTATCGACGGCGAACCTGCCGGCTTAGACGACGCCATCGTCGACGCCCACGTGTCCAACTGCGCCGAGTGCCGCGCATTTTTGGATCAGGCGTTGGCGCTGTCGCAGGAATTCGGTGGAACCGAACGTCCCGCTCTGGACCCGCCGCAGGACCTGTCCGCCGTGATCTTGGCCAGCGTCGACGACGAGTGGCGCCGGCTGTCGCACCGACGCGCCCTGGGGCTTGCCGTCGGGCGCATACTCCTGCTTGTGATGGTGGTGCTGTGGGTGCTGTGGGCGGTTAGCCTCATCGTCGCCGGCGGGGAAGAGCCGGTGGTGGCCTCCAGCGCATCGGTGCGCCTCGGCGTGGCGCTCGCGCTGGCATTTACGGCGTGGAAGCCTCGTCAGATCCCTGGCGTGCTGCTCATCGTTGGCACGATGTTCACGTTCACGGTCGGGTTCGCCGTGCGCGACGCGGTGCTCGCGACCGGCCAGTTCGAGCCGGTGGCGGTGTTCATCCCATTTGCCAGCGTTATCGCGCTGGTGTGGACGTGGATCGCGGACCGGGGTGGGGAAGCGCGTCGCGCGTGGCGGGTGCTCGGCGCGAACCCGCAGTGA
- a CDS encoding DoxX family protein, with the protein MNRPAVRDFALLVLRLVLGAVFVAHGYQHWFDTGMAQTGRDFATLGVPQPQLSAYLTGTAELIGGAFLAVGLLTTIAASVLALLMLAAFYFVHLDNGFFVDQGGVEYVLVLAAALFIIIVFGTGRASLDGVLTRG; encoded by the coding sequence ATGAATAGGCCCGCCGTACGCGACTTTGCGCTGCTCGTGTTGCGCCTCGTCCTCGGGGCCGTGTTCGTGGCCCACGGCTACCAGCACTGGTTCGACACCGGCATGGCGCAGACCGGACGCGACTTCGCCACATTAGGGGTGCCGCAGCCGCAGCTGTCGGCGTACCTGACCGGCACCGCGGAACTGATCGGCGGGGCGTTTTTGGCGGTGGGGCTGTTGACCACCATCGCCGCGTCTGTGCTTGCGCTGCTCATGCTGGCAGCGTTCTACTTCGTGCACTTGGACAACGGGTTCTTTGTGGATCAGGGCGGCGTGGAGTACGTGCTTGTCCTCGCGGCGGCGCTGTTTATCATCATCGTCTTCGGTACCGGCCGCGCCAGCCTGGACGGGGTGCTCACGCGTGGTTAG
- the sepX gene encoding divisome protein SepX/GlpR: protein MGSPSLIIVSILIVWVIVLAPLAVGNNKPIRRSGEGYEETRVLHQGGNAPMAMRRRPKLTKADVHRHNEDDDYEVVEAVADDEQVLIDDAPDLRIFKPARRDDVDDTAEDDTTVDGEVIEHEADDNTEETDEAAGEDAQAGSTKVIAAEAGGSTAISVSAADESSNDDEDAHYDMDESYTSPADFGYDAETGAEADAEVEETVADDAEAEAEPEDGAEEQTAAAEVVEADEDDLAFAAARRGRGGYDPQREKAASATRFQRRQRTLLGLIAACAVTFVVAFVAGGWTWALNIVALGLTAWYMIALRSTVLKERALHQRRLRQLRRARMGVATGESDHARDARRHSNSVVLELDDESPDFETLPVTRYTEPEPEPDAPRYDYRDRFNQRAS from the coding sequence ATGGGCAGCCCGAGCTTGATTATCGTGTCGATCCTCATCGTGTGGGTCATCGTGCTCGCACCGCTGGCTGTGGGCAACAACAAGCCCATCCGCCGCTCTGGCGAGGGTTACGAAGAAACTCGTGTGCTGCACCAGGGCGGCAACGCGCCGATGGCCATGCGCCGCCGTCCGAAGTTGACCAAGGCAGACGTCCACCGTCACAACGAGGACGACGATTACGAGGTGGTCGAGGCCGTCGCGGACGATGAGCAGGTGCTTATCGACGACGCACCTGACCTGCGCATCTTCAAACCCGCCCGCCGCGACGACGTCGACGATACCGCCGAGGACGACACCACCGTTGACGGTGAAGTAATCGAGCACGAGGCTGACGACAACACCGAAGAAACCGACGAGGCCGCCGGCGAGGACGCGCAGGCCGGTTCCACCAAGGTGATCGCCGCGGAGGCCGGCGGCTCCACTGCAATCTCGGTGTCCGCAGCCGACGAATCGTCGAACGACGACGAGGACGCCCACTACGACATGGACGAGTCCTACACCTCCCCGGCCGATTTCGGTTACGACGCAGAAACCGGCGCAGAGGCCGATGCTGAGGTAGAGGAGACCGTCGCCGACGACGCTGAAGCAGAAGCCGAGCCTGAAGACGGCGCCGAGGAACAGACAGCAGCCGCAGAGGTTGTCGAGGCGGACGAGGACGACCTCGCCTTCGCGGCGGCCCGCCGTGGCCGCGGCGGGTACGACCCGCAGCGAGAAAAGGCCGCATCCGCGACCCGCTTCCAGCGCCGCCAGCGCACCCTGCTCGGCCTCATTGCCGCCTGCGCAGTCACCTTCGTCGTCGCGTTCGTCGCTGGCGGCTGGACGTGGGCGCTTAACATCGTCGCGCTCGGACTGACCGCTTGGTACATGATCGCGCTGCGCAGCACCGTGCTCAAGGAGCGCGCGCTGCACCAGCGCCGTCTGCGCCAGCTGCGCCGCGCCCGCATGGGCGTGGCGACCGGAGAGAGCGACCACGCACGCGATGCGCGCCGCCACTCCAACTCCGTGGTGCTCGAGCTTGACGACGAAAGCCCCGACTTCGAAACCCTGCCGGTTACCCGCTACACCGAGCCCGAGCCAGAGCCGGACGCACCGCGCTACGACTACCGCGACCGCTTCAACCAGCGCGCCAGCTAA
- a CDS encoding cation transporter, whose translation MARRRAAGSVLAGLILIPAIAAIVTVVVKIMNPEPPSPEGLTGVAVGALVVNLICAVILLRLRDGGSSLATGAWLAARNDALANVLIIVAGLLTFVWSTAWFDIVVGAIIAIVNLSAAKEVWEASREEHDSVEDAFADMDDD comes from the coding sequence TTGGCGCGCCGCCGCGCCGCCGGAAGCGTGCTCGCGGGCCTGATCCTCATCCCGGCGATCGCGGCGATTGTCACCGTGGTCGTGAAGATCATGAACCCGGAGCCGCCGTCACCGGAGGGGCTGACCGGTGTCGCCGTCGGCGCGCTGGTGGTCAACCTCATCTGTGCAGTGATTTTGCTGCGCCTGCGCGACGGCGGCTCGTCGCTCGCCACCGGCGCATGGCTCGCGGCGCGTAACGACGCACTGGCGAACGTCCTCATCATCGTCGCGGGTCTGCTCACCTTCGTGTGGTCCACCGCGTGGTTCGACATCGTCGTCGGCGCGATCATAGCAATTGTGAACCTGTCCGCCGCGAAGGAAGTCTGGGAGGCTTCCCGCGAGGAGCACGACTCCGTCGAGGACGCCTTCGCCGATATGGACGACGACTAG
- a CDS encoding DNA-3-methyladenine glycosylase I, whose translation MPNTETPSTTDHIPDTAGWPVTGDDGRARPPWAATDPLLRDYYDTEWGNPVRDERGMFERVCLEGFQVGLSWRLILQKREAFRDAFAGFDPEAVAEMNIEHLLDDETLIRNRRKLQAAVTNAQATLALRDEGTHLGEFIWSYQPDTTPAPHTMAEVPTRSAESEQLAKDLKKRGFTFVGPVTMYALMESTGIVDTNLVGTWKRGSSGVWA comes from the coding sequence ATGCCCAACACCGAGACCCCAAGCACCACCGACCACATCCCAGATACCGCCGGCTGGCCCGTCACAGGCGACGACGGCCGCGCCCGCCCGCCGTGGGCCGCCACCGACCCCCTCCTGCGCGACTACTACGACACCGAGTGGGGCAACCCCGTACGCGACGAGCGCGGCATGTTCGAGCGGGTCTGCCTCGAAGGCTTCCAGGTGGGCCTGTCCTGGCGGCTGATCCTGCAAAAGCGCGAGGCTTTCCGCGACGCGTTCGCCGGCTTCGACCCCGAGGCGGTCGCCGAGATGAACATCGAGCACTTGCTTGACGACGAAACCCTGATCCGCAACCGCCGCAAACTCCAAGCCGCGGTGACCAACGCGCAGGCCACACTCGCGTTGCGGGACGAAGGCACGCATTTAGGCGAATTCATCTGGTCGTATCAGCCGGACACCACCCCTGCCCCGCACACTATGGCAGAGGTGCCGACGCGCTCCGCGGAGTCGGAGCAGTTGGCCAAGGATTTGAAGAAGCGCGGGTTCACCTTCGTCGGGCCGGTGACGATGTACGCGCTGATGGAATCCACCGGCATCGTGGACACAAACCTTGTGGGCACATGGAAGCGCGGCAGCTCCGGGGTGTGGGCCTAG